One stretch of Candidatus Eisenbacteria bacterium DNA includes these proteins:
- the recA gene encoding recombinase RecA codes for MPSSAKEKGKALDLALQTIEKQFGKGAIMKLGDESAKIAIETIPTGSIALDMALGVGGVPRGRIVEIYGPESSGKTTLALTIVSNAQRLGGNAVFIDAEHALDAAYAQKLGVDIANLHVAQPDTGEEALEITDHLVRSGAVDVVVIDSVAALVPRAEIEGEMGDSHVGLQARLMSQALRKLTGSISKSKTCVIFINQIRMQIGVMFGNPETTAGGRALKFYASVRLDIRRIATLKEGETAVGNRTKVKVVKNKVAAPFREAEFDILYNEGISREGELIDFGVDKLVLQKAGTWFSFGEERIGQGRENARMFLKEHVDVRKRVEGKLLPMLGLKGGVVAPAAEPARDAAAESAPPTTNGTEAAAKAGAKPAANAAAAPARPQPAMTAGSDRRR; via the coding sequence ATGCCTTCATCCGCCAAAGAGAAAGGGAAAGCCCTCGATCTCGCCCTCCAGACCATCGAGAAGCAGTTCGGAAAGGGCGCCATCATGAAGCTGGGGGATGAGAGCGCGAAGATCGCGATCGAGACCATTCCGACCGGTTCCATCGCGCTCGACATGGCGTTGGGCGTTGGCGGAGTGCCGCGCGGGCGCATCGTCGAGATCTACGGGCCGGAATCGAGCGGCAAGACCACGCTCGCGCTCACGATCGTTTCGAACGCCCAGCGGCTCGGGGGCAACGCGGTCTTCATCGATGCCGAACACGCGCTCGATGCTGCCTACGCTCAGAAGCTCGGGGTCGACATCGCGAACCTGCACGTCGCGCAGCCGGACACCGGCGAAGAGGCACTCGAGATCACCGACCACCTGGTGCGCTCGGGTGCGGTCGACGTGGTGGTGATCGACTCGGTCGCCGCACTGGTGCCACGCGCCGAGATCGAAGGCGAAATGGGCGATTCGCACGTCGGCCTGCAGGCGCGGCTCATGTCGCAGGCGCTGCGGAAGCTCACCGGCTCGATCTCCAAGAGCAAGACCTGCGTGATCTTCATCAACCAGATCCGCATGCAGATCGGCGTCATGTTCGGTAATCCCGAGACCACCGCGGGCGGTCGCGCGCTCAAGTTCTACGCCTCGGTGCGCCTCGACATCCGCCGCATCGCGACGCTCAAGGAAGGCGAGACCGCGGTCGGTAACCGCACCAAGGTGAAGGTGGTCAAGAACAAGGTCGCGGCGCCGTTCCGCGAAGCCGAGTTCGACATCCTCTACAACGAAGGCATCTCGCGCGAAGGCGAGCTGATCGACTTCGGAGTCGACAAGCTCGTGCTCCAGAAGGCGGGGACCTGGTTCAGCTTCGGCGAGGAGCGCATCGGTCAGGGGCGCGAGAACGCGCGCATGTTCCTGAAGGAGCACGTCGACGTTCGCAAGCGCGTCGAGGGCAAGCTGCTTCCGATGCTCGGGCTGAAGGGTGGTGTCGTCGCGCCGGCCGCGGAGCCGGCCCGAGACGCTGCAGCCGAGTCCGCGCCTCCGACGACGAACGGCACCGAGGCGGCCGCCAAGGCGGGTGCCAAGCCTGCCGCGAACGCGGCGGCAGCTCCCGCGCGCCCGCAGCCCGCGATGACGGCGGGGAGCGATCGGCGCCGGTAG